CCTCCGGTGTCACGGTGTTCACCTCGGTGAGGGCCGAGAACGTGCCATCCTCGTAGTAGGCCCTGTAGTACAGGTCTTCGGTCGCCGTGTTGTACCCCCCCACGGAGTTGTCGATGAAGATCTTCATGCCCGCCAGCAGGGTCTCCGGATTGATCACGAAACTTTCATCGGCAGCGCTGATGGCCACCAGGTTGTCTCCCTGGAGAATGTTATTGCCGACGCCGATGCCGGACGTGCTGACGTTCATGGCAGCCGGGTCGATGTACGAGGGCAGGGGGGTGGTCTGTAGCTGGGCTTCGGTGGGGTCGGGTTTCCCGACCCCGATGCCGGTCAGGATGTCCGAAGTCGACGCCGTCGCCTTGGCGGAAAAGAACACAATCTCCTCGGAGGCCGAAGGAATGGTCGGGTCATTCGTCGTCGGAATCAACAAGGTGCGCACCGGATCCGGGCCGCCGGCACTGAGCGAGCCGTCGGCACTACTGAGCACGATCTGCGAACTGAAGCCTTGCACCAGGTCCAGTGTATAGCTGCCATTGGTGTAGGCGGTCAGCGTGTAGTCGACGCTGGTATTCGCGGTGGCGGCGTTGTTGTCGAAATCACCGGTCAACGTGCCGGCGAAATGGTAGGCGCCGTTGGCATCCGGTGAGGGTGACTGCTCGGTGAGCGTGCCGGTGCCGGTGGTGGTCGTGTTGTCTGGCCGGACGAGGGTGAATTGGTTATTCACCAACGAAATATCCAGTCCGGTTGCCCCCAATCCGTCGGCTCCGGCCGAGTGATCCCAGTACCCTGTTTGTGGAAGGATGCTACCGGTGCCGATCAGATTGCCGAAGGCAAGTGTAGGGCCGTCGTCCTGGAACACCAGGTTCTGGCCGATGTTGAGCGTGGCATGGGCGCTGTCGCCGTCTCCATCGGTTTTGGTCGCCGTCAGGGTTACCAGATTGTCCGAGGACAGACTCGTCGAATCATTCGGATTGGTTGGATCGGGATGCACCACGGCCCGTTGCTGGTCGAGGGTGACGTCACCGTTGGCGGCCACGCTGACGGTGAACACCAGCAGATGGGTAGTGGCTGTGCGGCCTTCCACCACGCCGCCGTTGAGCGACAGGTTGACTGCCTCACCGGTGGCCGTGTCGGTCAGCCCGGAGGCACCCGCCACCACGCCCAGCGCATAGGTCAGCGTACCCGCACCGTCGGCGCCATACGCCGAGGTGAAGTTCGCCGCGAAGCTCTGGGTGGCGTCGGTGGTCAGCACCGTCTCATCCACCGTCAACGTCGGTTCGGTGCCGGTGGTGCTGATGCTCGGTCCGTCGTCCTTGAACACCAGGTTCTGGCCGATGTTGAGGGTCGCCTGGGTGCTGTCGCCGTCCTTGTCAGTGATGGTTGCCGTCAGCGTCACCAGATTGTCCGCGGTCAGCGTTTTCGAATCATCGGGATTGGTCGTGTCGGGATGCACCACGGCGCGGAGCTGATCGAGGGTGACGTCACCGTTGGCGGCGACGCTGACCGTGAATACCAGCAGGTTGGTGGTGGCCGTGTGACCTTCGACCACGCCGCCATTGAGCGACAGGTTCACCGCCTCGCCCGTGGCTGTGTCCACCAGCCCTGAGGCGCCCGCGACCACGCCCAGCGCATAGGTCAGGGTGCCGGCCCCGTCAGCGCCATACGCCGAGCTGAAGTTGGCGGCGAAGCTCTTGGTATCGTTGGTCGCCAGTACCGTTTCGTCGACTGTCAGCGTTGGCTCGGTGCCGGTGGTGCTGATGCTGGGGGCGTCATCCTTGAACACCAGGTTCTGCCCGATATTGAGGGTGGCATGGACGCTGTCGCCGTCCCCATCGGTCTTGGTCGCCGTCAGCGTCACCAGGCTGTCCGAGGTCAGCGTCTTCGAATCATCGGGATTGGTCGCGTCGGGATGCACCACGGCGCGGATCTGGTCGAGGGTGACGTCGCCATTAGCAGCCACGCTGACCGTGAACACCAGCAGGTTGCTGGTGGCCGTGCGACCTTCGACCACTGCGCCGTTGAGCGACAGGTTCACCGCTTCACCGGTGGCCGTGTCGGTCAGCCCTGAGCCACCGGCGACCACGCCCAGCGCATAGGTCAGCGTACCGGCACCATCAGCGCCAAACGCCGAGGTGAAGTTGGCGGCAAAGCTCTTGGTATCGTTGGTCGCCAGTACCGTTTCGTCCACCGTCAGGGTCGGTTCCGTGCCGGTGGTGCTGATGCTCGGCCCATCATCCTCGAAGATCATCTTGGAGCCGATTTCGGCGGTTGATGTACTGGACTGCAGCACCTTGAAGCCGCCAATGTCGAAGTCAGCGTGCGTCTTGTCGCCGTTCTTGTCGGTCAGCAACCCGGCGTTCTCGATCATCACGCGGTTGTGGTCGGTCGCCGTGCTGTAGGTGATCTGCGAGTCGGTCGGAACGCCGGTGATCAGCACCGTGCCGTCGGCGTTGTAGGTGATGACGGCGGTGCTGACGGTGGCGCCCGCGAACGTCTTCACGGTGACGCTGCCGTTGGTGATCGCGACCTTTTCGGTGCTGTCGTTGGCGTAGCTGTTGACGAAGTTGACACCGCTCTGCGACCCGCTGACGTTGTCGGCGTTCTTGACGGCGGTGAGCAAGAGCTTCGCAGTCGTGCCGCCCGTCTCCTGCACGATCTTGAAGGTCGCGGAGCGGGCGCCGAAGTACTGGGTGAAGTCGATGTTCTGTTCGACACCCGCTTCGCCCGGGCTCAGGTTGGGGACTGTGAAGTCCGCCTTGGCACCGGTGACGAAGCTGAAGCGCAGGCCTTCCTGTTCGGTGATCGCCTGGTTGTTGGTGCCCAGGGTTGTGCTGCCGCCGCCCTGGCTGCTGTTAACCGTGTCGGCGCTGGTGATGGCAGCACTGCTTGCCGACTGATCCAGCGGATCCCTGCCGGTGACGACGATCGAGACGCCGGGAATCCGGCCGTTCGCATCGGCCGTCGCGCCCGCGGTCGTGAACATCAGGAACAACTGCTGACCCGACGGCGCATTGGCCAGACTGAATTCCGCGTCCTGACCGGCTCCGATGAACACCTTATTCAGCAGATTGACCGCATCGTCGGGGTTCGTCGCATCTGGATGCTTGAGCGGTTGGTACTCCACGGTCCAGATCTTGCCGCCCGAGAGTGGCGATCCGGTTTCTTCGATATAGGCCGCGAACACGATTGCGCCGCTTGCGCTCCCGGCTCGGCCCACCAGGATGTTGTCGTTGCTCGTATCGGTATAGAGAAGGATGCTGGTGCCATCGAGGGTGTCCAGTCCGCTGTCCACGCCATTGAGCAGTGCGCCAGTGCTGTCGACGAAGCTGACGTTGGTAATGGTTGCTCCGGGGTCAGCGCTGACGCTGAACGCATTGCTGCCG
The Pseudomonas sp. GR 6-02 genome window above contains:
- a CDS encoding DUF5801 repeats-in-toxin domain-containing protein → MATGEQNSSLTGDPTPLYIPTLDSVVNALSVVTSGASVTLDETAGLQNSTATPSPAGDADDNDILLASLPSTFSTRLTALGAGTAMGAALSGYTGAVGNTGSNAFSVSADPGATITNVSFVDSTGALLNGVDSGLDTLDGTSILLYTDTSNDNILVGRAGSASGAIVFAAYIEETGSPLSGGKIWTVEYQPLKHPDATNPDDAVNLLNKVFIGAGQDAEFSLANAPSGQQLFLMFTTAGATADANGRIPGVSIVVTGRDPLDQSASSAAITSADTVNSSQGGGSTTLGTNNQAITEQEGLRFSFVTGAKADFTVPNLSPGEAGVEQNIDFTQYFGARSATFKIVQETGGTTAKLLLTAVKNADNVSGSQSGVNFVNSYANDSTEKVAITNGSVTVKTFAGATVSTAVITYNADGTVLITGVPTDSQITYSTATDHNRVMIENAGLLTDKNGDKTHADFDIGGFKVLQSSTSTAEIGSKMIFEDDGPSISTTGTEPTLTVDETVLATNDTKSFAANFTSAFGADGAGTLTYALGVVAGGSGLTDTATGEAVNLSLNGAVVEGRTATSNLLVFTVSVAANGDVTLDQIRAVVHPDATNPDDSKTLTSDSLVTLTATKTDGDGDSVHATLNIGQNLVFKDDAPSISTTGTEPTLTVDETVLATNDTKSFAANFSSAYGADGAGTLTYALGVVAGASGLVDTATGEAVNLSLNGGVVEGHTATTNLLVFTVSVAANGDVTLDQLRAVVHPDTTNPDDSKTLTADNLVTLTATITDKDGDSTQATLNIGQNLVFKDDGPSISTTGTEPTLTVDETVLTTDATQSFAANFTSAYGADGAGTLTYALGVVAGASGLTDTATGEAVNLSLNGGVVEGRTATTHLLVFTVSVAANGDVTLDQQRAVVHPDPTNPNDSTSLSSDNLVTLTATKTDGDGDSAHATLNIGQNLVFQDDGPTLAFGNLIGTGSILPQTGYWDHSAGADGLGATGLDISLVNNQFTLVRPDNTTTTGTGTLTEQSPSPDANGAYHFAGTLTGDFDNNAATANTSVDYTLTAYTNGSYTLDLVQGFSSQIVLSSADGSLSAGGPDPVRTLLIPTTNDPTIPSASEEIVFFSAKATASTSDILTGIGVGKPDPTEAQLQTTPLPSYIDPAAMNVSTSGIGVGNNILQGDNLVAISAADESFVINPETLLAGMKIFIDNSVGGYNTATEDLYYRAYYEDGTFSALTEVNTVTPEAGGQVSFLVQQQGTKLIDAVQLTMGRGDVKIPVIQFIQPTESLASDIKLAFNATLTDKDGDSATSGFDANLFANDLGTTFDFTLVGTSGERDAFNVDLSLTQNKYQITGFDASAGLRDTLVLNGDQSAVVQSIDNSGANSIVTIAETGGQITTITLVGVDVLNTDIVHGSA